Within the Bacillus spongiae genome, the region AAACTATTATTATTTTCCCATCTCCAAGAAGCTGTAGGGAAGCCTGAGCTGATAATCGATAAAAACGAAATTACCGTCATAGAGCTGAAGTGTTGGCTTCAAGAGCAGTATGAAGGTATACAATTAAGGGGAGTTATGTCAGCTATTAATGAAGAGTACGCCGAAGATCAGGATAAAATATGTTCAGGAGATATCGTTGCCCTCATCCCGCCAGTTAGTGGAGGTTAATTGGGGGGAGACTTCCTCCCCCAGTATCGACATGAATACGTGTATACCTAGTATAGATTTTATATTTACTAGTTAAGATTTAATTTTTTAATATCTTATTGGCACATTCATAATCATGATTGACTTTTAATTTTATTGGAGTCTATTTGTTATACACTCCTTTCTAATTACGCATCATGTGGGTATAGGAGTAGATATTTTCCTTTTCATTACGGTGGTTTTATCACTCATCATTTATGATACGTGATAAAATAATAGAAAAAAATAGAAATAAGGGGTTAAATGATGCCACACAATCATGAAGAGCATTTGAATAAAAATAAAGTCGTTAAATGTAGCGTGATTACGGTTAGCGATACGAGAACAACAGAGAATGATACGAGCGGAAAACTGATGATGGAGAAATTGAAGAATAGTGGTCATAGCTTGATCACCTATGAAATTGTCCCAGATGATCAAGAGAAAATTTCATCAGCTATTCAACGTGGACTACAAAATGAGGAAATACAGGCTATATTAGTGAATGGTGGAACAGGAATTGCTCAAAGGGACGTCACTATTGAAGTAGTGAAGAAGATGCTTGAAAAGGAAATGAACGGGTTTGGAGAGCTATTTCGTTATCTTAGCTATACAGAAGACATTGGGTCTGCTGCCATTTTATCTCGTGCGATTGCAGGAATTTCAAAGAAGAAAGTCGTATTCTCAGTACCGGGCTCTACAGGAGCAGTTAAATTAGCGATGGATAAGCTCATTTTACCTGAATTGGTGCATATTATTTGGGAGCTAACAAAGGATCAAAAATGAAACAAAATAGTAAAGGGTTAAAAGGGGTAGCGTTGTTATTCATGCTTCTCGCCGTTTTGGCTAGTTGCAGTGAGGGGCAAGAGAAAGAAGTTATTACAATATCAGCCGCAGCAAGCTTAAAAACAAGCTTGCAAGAAATTAACCAAAATTATATGCAAGACTATCCAAATCAAGCGGTAACATTCAACTTTGGATCAACAGGTGCTTTACGAAAACAGATTGAACAAGGCGCTCCAATTGATGTGTTTTTATCCGCATCTAGTCATGATTATGAAGAATTAAAGAATTCAGCGATAGTTCATAACGGAAAGGTTTTATTTACGAATGAACTTGTTATGGTAACGAAGGGAAGTAAAGTAAGGACGATTCAGGAAGTGCTGCAATCCGAAGAGTCGATTGCGATAGGGAACCCAGCCATCGTCCCGGCTGGCGAATATGCAAAGCAAGCGTTAACCTCTTTTGGAGCATGGAATACCCTTCAGGGTCGCTTCGTTTACGGGAAGGATGTTACTCATGTTCTCACCCTGCTCGAGCAGGGTGTTGCTCAGGTTGCAATCGTTTATGCAAGCGAGATAGTAGACGATGAGTATAGGGTTATCCACGAATTTGGTGAGGGGGACCATCAGGAAATTGAGTACTATTCATCGGTTGTAAAAACAAGTGATAATGAGGAAGGTGCTCTCCTATTTCAACAATATTTGTTAACAGAAAAATCGTTAAACGTGTTTCAAAAGTACGGATTTACAATTGATATACATCAGTAGGTGTTCATATGACAACAGACTTTTGGTTTCCAGTCCAGTTATCAATCATGATTGCTACGATATCGACTACCGTTGCTTTTCTTATTGCCGTCTTGGTAGCGTATCGACTTAAATCTTCATCAATGAGAGGGAAAAGTGTGTTAGAGGCGCTTTTCTTATTACCTTTAGTATTACCTCCGTCAGTATTAGGGTTTTTATTATTATATATATTCGGTATAAACAGCCCGGTAGGAAAAGGAATCCAGTTTTTGATTGGTGAGACGCTTCTTTTTACAAAGCTCGCTGCCATTATCGCCGCCATCATTGTGACCTTTCCACTCATGTATCAGGCTGCAAAAGCAGGTTTTAGTAGTGTAAATGTTGACATTGAAGAGGCGGCAAGGGTAGATGGTGCTGGCGAATGGAAGGTATTTCTTCATATATCAATCCCTCTTGCTATAAAGGCGCTCTTAATGGGAGTGATTTTAAGCTTTACACGTGCACTAGGCGAGTTCGGAGCGACGTTAATGTTTGCAGGTAATATTCCTGGAAAAACACAAACGATCTCAACCGCTATTTATGTGGCAATAGAATCAGGTGAAAATGACTTGGCATGGCAGTATGCCTTAATCAGTATTAGTTTATCGTTTATATTGTTAGTATTAATCAAAGTGATGGATAGAGCATCCTAATAGAAGATACTTGTTTTAATATTGTGTTTATATTTTAGAGCCAGTGGCTCTTTTTTGTTTTTTTTGAATAAATCGGGAGCGGGAAAACCTGTGGAAAAGGAAATCTTATGAAGGAAAAGTAATCTACAGATTTTTAAGCAAATGTTGCGGAATTTGGACGTATATTGATTGGGAAATCCCTCTAGTTTTGAGGAGTCTATTCAAGAAGCCCAAAATAACTAAATTAGTTCATTTGACTTACATCTGATTAGTAGACTTTACAATTTACTATTGTTTAGTAAATACGCAATTAGTATGGTTTTATTAAAATAGGTAAATAGGTATATTTTAATTGCGTAATTATGTAAGT harbors:
- the modA gene encoding molybdate ABC transporter substrate-binding protein produces the protein MKQNSKGLKGVALLFMLLAVLASCSEGQEKEVITISAAASLKTSLQEINQNYMQDYPNQAVTFNFGSTGALRKQIEQGAPIDVFLSASSHDYEELKNSAIVHNGKVLFTNELVMVTKGSKVRTIQEVLQSEESIAIGNPAIVPAGEYAKQALTSFGAWNTLQGRFVYGKDVTHVLTLLEQGVAQVAIVYASEIVDDEYRVIHEFGEGDHQEIEYYSSVVKTSDNEEGALLFQQYLLTEKSLNVFQKYGFTIDIHQ
- a CDS encoding MogA/MoaB family molybdenum cofactor biosynthesis protein; the protein is MMPHNHEEHLNKNKVVKCSVITVSDTRTTENDTSGKLMMEKLKNSGHSLITYEIVPDDQEKISSAIQRGLQNEEIQAILVNGGTGIAQRDVTIEVVKKMLEKEMNGFGELFRYLSYTEDIGSAAILSRAIAGISKKKVVFSVPGSTGAVKLAMDKLILPELVHIIWELTKDQK
- a CDS encoding MoaD/ThiS family protein encodes the protein MIKLLLFSHLQEAVGKPELIIDKNEITVIELKCWLQEQYEGIQLRGVMSAINEEYAEDQDKICSGDIVALIPPVSGG
- the modB gene encoding molybdate ABC transporter permease subunit — translated: MTTDFWFPVQLSIMIATISTTVAFLIAVLVAYRLKSSSMRGKSVLEALFLLPLVLPPSVLGFLLLYIFGINSPVGKGIQFLIGETLLFTKLAAIIAAIIVTFPLMYQAAKAGFSSVNVDIEEAARVDGAGEWKVFLHISIPLAIKALLMGVILSFTRALGEFGATLMFAGNIPGKTQTISTAIYVAIESGENDLAWQYALISISLSFILLVLIKVMDRAS